The following proteins come from a genomic window of Corallococcus sp. NCRR:
- a CDS encoding RHS repeat domain-containing protein codes for MAQAATIQGGDASNANNFRDPLSSDVNPRTGRLRISVAAPRLPGLGGLDVDLGIDYTQSDQAPPRTVLGLPAMWQFRLSYIVGGRIVINGSQSHALDQRWPCGMKYHVLQDMSLETLNKMPALPFEEAKDQRSLNILSFLDGRKQYFDLHGRLIASADPHGNHILYFYEEPADRSVFFTRLTRIVDTYGQTVSFEYPANGIQITLPPGDGSAQRILYEFDSPTALKAYHDPAGRKTLFTHGGGQLNRRLLTRIQSPNQFETLFTYKTLDVRKEGKASRLDVIHQVIRKAQGIERTTEYNLDPNKDHRNYTGNPTYELSSKDTLMESTDHRYRYVTTVDDGATLTRRTYNRLHLELKTEVYSKSDPGDLITTTLFTYPGQGADVSFPAHNALPKSYERPAQVEVRTYDAGPGGDTKPYRARKTVNAYNDAGQPTATEVSTAAAGGAFQTKRKEVLQYDPRFGLLLLHDVHDYQATGLISAQPVITRVVQTLSSDGSQVVSTQTGFVTDGAFSASRTTRYEYDAAGRVTLQTDTGASGTESSALQTAYTHAPGKHRLTVQQTDAVGDVRSQEYDTATGLLSSETNARGTTTYGYDTLGRKSSTVDPLGVTTTWTYDDATRSTTVVNANGYSATLRDNGFGELLLHTDNAGPQGAARVHNSRTYDALGRLIQETGILGEGSKLTYAYDTRGRLSQLTDSEGNVSTYAYDELQGSQTEFFNGIKLRTQWFDDEQRILQEESFQATPGTSRATLTGHDGNGNVVLQKTGTRAGTAAIAWNSTQRITRDILGNEVRTETTGSDGTTVIHLEDRDLHGQVLRTTRTLQRAGQASAASVQGETCRYDAAGHLLQASNPLGQNETLTYEHGAVKTRQDLAGTLFTRTYDAVGQLTEERFTEGNVIHRFVRAHDNTTRRLTSVEHLAGNQSHGRIEYTYSPEGLLTSTRSLPEDKTLQWEYSATTNQLRCFTDAAGVATRFTYTRGGQVETVSSGSDASAKTLTVGYYSKADSAAHSGKVQSLTFSGGLAIRYQYDGAGRVATVQARAGTQDVLTVAYSYDEATGFITRKVFSSARSPQDVSLNHQVSYQYDGLGQLLHEEVQDPKGVLLTRRTYGYDAAGNVTRQTLTRAGLPDETTGFTYDADNKLLTLQLEGGSPRSLAYDLLGNLTDDGAGRTFQYNALGQLTGFKSKTLNYTYTYHPDGLRKSKCQASQTPVRFYYDGRPSARLVNEIQDATSVSHVQAGDLRFARQVPGQDTQEFLHDQSHVVAALTGQALSGVRYGAYGEQEPVASGPRTFQLQDNPFGYKGEYQDVESGLVYLRARYYDPQLMRFISRDSAPLLNRYQYALGNPVMLTDPSGNLAWWEWLTLGAALVASVVVTIATAGAGSALLAGALASTSTLVSLSAEVGIAVAAGVAGALVGKGVEAFGYSAREGRWGLDRYFDKELGIEVGLAAISGGIGAKASFVGNKVVAKVVGTTGRKAVAAQALVGFAVGSVEALVAEPLLQQFTKGKVDWDERIFGALVGGGFAGAGSTYLGERARHRYLQRTRTTPVVAFNPGTTAGPAISLGSAGGAGDFAAIRSAYRQLDAAGPIRAPKPPAAPAQFLLPGFLP; via the coding sequence ATGGCCCAGGCAGCCACGATTCAAGGCGGAGATGCATCCAACGCCAACAACTTCCGCGACCCCCTCTCCAGCGACGTCAATCCACGGACGGGAAGGTTGCGCATCTCCGTCGCGGCGCCACGGCTGCCTGGGCTGGGAGGACTGGACGTGGATCTGGGCATTGACTACACCCAGAGCGACCAGGCACCTCCCAGGACCGTCCTGGGGCTGCCGGCGATGTGGCAGTTCCGGCTCAGCTACATCGTCGGCGGACGGATTGTCATCAATGGTTCTCAATCCCATGCGCTGGATCAGCGCTGGCCTTGCGGCATGAAGTACCACGTCCTCCAGGACATGAGCCTGGAGACCCTGAACAAGATGCCAGCGCTTCCCTTCGAGGAGGCCAAGGACCAGCGCTCCCTCAACATCCTGTCCTTCCTCGACGGACGGAAGCAGTACTTCGATCTCCACGGGCGGCTGATCGCCTCCGCGGACCCGCACGGCAACCACATCCTGTACTTCTACGAGGAGCCAGCGGACCGCTCCGTCTTCTTCACGCGCCTCACGCGCATCGTCGACACCTACGGCCAGACGGTCTCCTTCGAGTACCCGGCCAACGGCATCCAGATCACCCTGCCCCCCGGTGATGGGAGCGCGCAGCGGATCCTGTATGAGTTCGACTCGCCCACCGCGCTGAAGGCCTATCACGACCCGGCCGGAAGGAAGACCCTGTTCACCCACGGCGGCGGACAGCTCAACCGCCGGCTGCTCACCCGCATCCAGTCTCCCAACCAGTTCGAAACCCTCTTCACCTACAAGACGCTGGACGTCCGCAAGGAAGGGAAAGCAAGCCGCCTGGATGTCATCCACCAGGTCATCCGCAAGGCGCAGGGGATTGAACGCACCACTGAATACAATCTGGACCCGAACAAGGACCACCGGAACTACACCGGCAACCCCACCTACGAGCTGTCCTCCAAGGACACCTTGATGGAGAGCACGGACCACCGCTACCGCTACGTCACCACCGTGGATGACGGCGCCACCCTCACCCGCCGCACGTACAACCGGCTGCACCTGGAGCTGAAGACCGAGGTCTATTCCAAGAGTGATCCCGGCGACCTGATCACCACCACCCTCTTCACCTACCCGGGGCAAGGCGCCGACGTGTCCTTCCCTGCCCACAACGCCCTCCCCAAGTCCTACGAGCGGCCCGCCCAGGTGGAGGTGAGGACCTACGACGCCGGTCCCGGCGGCGACACGAAGCCCTATCGCGCCCGGAAGACGGTGAACGCCTACAACGACGCGGGGCAGCCGACCGCCACCGAGGTCTCCACGGCGGCCGCCGGAGGCGCCTTCCAGACAAAGCGCAAGGAGGTCCTCCAGTACGATCCACGCTTCGGGCTGCTGCTGCTGCACGACGTCCACGATTACCAGGCCACGGGCCTCATCAGCGCCCAGCCCGTCATCACCCGCGTCGTCCAGACGCTGAGCTCCGACGGCAGCCAGGTCGTCAGTACCCAGACAGGCTTCGTGACCGACGGGGCGTTCAGCGCCTCGCGCACCACCCGCTACGAATACGACGCCGCGGGACGGGTCACGCTCCAGACGGACACCGGGGCGTCCGGCACCGAGTCCTCCGCCCTCCAGACGGCGTACACGCACGCCCCCGGAAAACACCGGTTGACCGTCCAGCAGACCGACGCCGTGGGCGACGTCCGCAGCCAGGAGTACGACACCGCCACGGGCCTGCTCTCCTCCGAGACGAACGCCCGGGGCACCACCACCTACGGCTACGACACCCTGGGGCGCAAGAGCTCCACCGTCGATCCGCTGGGCGTCACCACCACCTGGACCTACGACGATGCGACCCGGTCCACCACGGTGGTGAACGCCAATGGCTACAGCGCCACCCTCCGGGACAATGGCTTCGGAGAGCTGCTCCTCCACACCGACAACGCCGGTCCCCAGGGCGCTGCCCGCGTTCACAACAGCCGGACTTATGACGCCCTGGGCCGTCTGATCCAGGAGACCGGCATCCTCGGCGAGGGCTCGAAGCTGACGTACGCCTACGATACCCGGGGCCGCCTGAGCCAGCTCACCGACAGCGAAGGCAACGTCAGCACCTATGCCTATGACGAGCTCCAGGGCAGCCAGACCGAGTTCTTCAACGGCATCAAGCTGCGGACCCAGTGGTTCGACGATGAGCAGCGCATCCTCCAGGAGGAGAGCTTCCAGGCCACGCCGGGCACCTCTCGCGCCACGCTCACCGGCCATGACGGCAACGGGAACGTCGTCCTCCAGAAGACGGGCACCCGGGCGGGCACCGCCGCCATCGCCTGGAACAGCACCCAGCGCATCACCCGCGACATCCTCGGCAACGAGGTGCGGACCGAGACCACGGGCAGTGACGGCACCACCGTCATCCACCTGGAGGACCGGGACCTCCACGGTCAGGTCCTGCGCACCACCCGCACGCTTCAGCGGGCCGGGCAGGCCAGCGCCGCCTCCGTCCAGGGCGAGACGTGCCGGTACGACGCGGCGGGCCACCTCCTGCAGGCATCCAATCCCCTGGGCCAGAACGAAACCCTGACGTACGAGCACGGCGCGGTGAAGACCCGCCAGGACCTGGCGGGGACGCTGTTCACCCGGACGTATGACGCCGTGGGGCAGCTCACCGAGGAGCGCTTCACGGAGGGCAACGTGATTCACCGGTTCGTCCGCGCCCATGACAACACCACCCGCCGGCTGACGTCCGTGGAACACCTGGCCGGAAATCAATCCCACGGCAGGATTGAGTACACGTACTCGCCAGAGGGACTGCTGACGTCCACCCGTTCGCTTCCGGAGGACAAGACGCTTCAGTGGGAGTACTCCGCCACGACGAATCAGCTGCGCTGCTTCACCGACGCGGCCGGGGTCGCGACCCGCTTCACCTATACCCGCGGCGGTCAGGTGGAGACGGTGAGCTCCGGGAGCGACGCGAGCGCGAAGACCCTCACCGTCGGCTACTACTCCAAGGCGGACTCCGCCGCGCACAGCGGCAAGGTCCAATCCCTGACCTTCAGCGGCGGCCTGGCCATCCGCTACCAATACGATGGCGCGGGGCGCGTCGCGACCGTCCAGGCGCGCGCGGGCACACAGGACGTGCTCACCGTCGCCTATTCGTATGACGAAGCCACGGGCTTCATCACGCGAAAGGTCTTCTCCTCCGCCCGGTCGCCCCAGGACGTCTCGCTCAACCACCAGGTGAGCTACCAGTATGACGGGCTCGGGCAGCTGCTCCACGAGGAGGTGCAAGACCCGAAGGGGGTCCTGCTCACGCGCCGGACCTACGGCTACGACGCCGCCGGCAACGTCACGCGCCAGACCCTGACCCGCGCGGGCCTTCCGGATGAGACCACGGGCTTCACGTACGACGCGGACAACAAGCTCCTCACGCTCCAGTTGGAGGGTGGCTCTCCACGAAGCCTGGCCTACGACCTGCTGGGCAACCTCACGGACGATGGCGCGGGGCGCACGTTCCAGTACAACGCGCTCGGTCAGCTGACGGGCTTCAAATCCAAGACCCTCAACTACACCTACACCTATCACCCGGACGGGCTGCGCAAGAGCAAGTGTCAGGCATCCCAGACGCCGGTGCGTTTCTATTACGACGGGCGACCGTCAGCCCGGCTCGTCAATGAAATCCAGGACGCCACGAGCGTCAGCCATGTCCAGGCCGGCGACCTCCGCTTCGCGCGTCAGGTGCCGGGACAGGACACGCAGGAGTTCCTCCACGACCAGAGCCATGTCGTGGCGGCGCTGACCGGGCAGGCCCTGTCGGGCGTCCGCTACGGCGCCTATGGCGAGCAGGAGCCCGTCGCGTCCGGGCCCCGGACCTTCCAGCTCCAGGACAATCCCTTTGGCTACAAGGGGGAGTACCAGGACGTGGAGTCGGGGCTCGTCTACCTGCGCGCGCGCTACTACGACCCCCAGCTCATGCGCTTCATCAGCCGCGACAGCGCGCCCCTGCTCAATCGCTACCAATACGCCCTGGGCAATCCTGTCATGCTGACGGACCCCTCCGGCAACCTGGCGTGGTGGGAATGGCTGACCCTGGGCGCCGCGCTGGTGGCCAGCGTGGTCGTGACCATCGCCACCGCTGGCGCCGGCTCCGCGCTGCTCGCCGGGGCGCTGGCCAGCACCAGCACGCTGGTCTCGTTGAGCGCGGAGGTGGGCATCGCGGTCGCCGCGGGCGTCGCCGGTGCGCTCGTGGGCAAGGGCGTGGAAGCGTTTGGCTACTCCGCCAGGGAAGGCCGCTGGGGGCTGGACCGGTACTTCGACAAGGAGCTGGGGATCGAGGTCGGGCTCGCCGCCATCAGCGGCGGGATCGGCGCCAAGGCCAGCTTCGTGGGCAACAAGGTCGTCGCGAAGGTGGTGGGGACGACCGGGCGCAAGGCGGTCGCCGCCCAGGCGCTGGTGGGGTTCGCGGTGGGCTCTGTCGAAGCGCTCGTCGCCGAGCCCCTGCTCCAGCAGTTCACCAAGGGCAAGGTGGACTGGGACGAGCGCATCTTCGGAGCCCTCGTCGGCGGAGGGTTCGCGGGGGCCGGAAGCACGTACCTGGGCGAGCGCGCCAGGCATCGCTACCTCCAGCGCACGCGGACCACGCCGGTCGTGGCGTTCAACCCGGGCACGACGGCGGGCCCCGCGATTTCGTTGGGGTCCGCCGGCGGGGCGGGGGACTTCGCCGCCATCCGGAGCGCCTACAGACAGCTGGACGCGGCCGGCCCCATCCGGGCCCCCAAGCCGCCCGCGGCCCCCGCGCAGTTCCTGCTTCCCGGCTTCCTTCCCTGA
- a CDS encoding RHS repeat-associated core domain-containing protein: protein MGQIDKDEGGDPSNANNFRDPFSSEVNPRTGKLRISIAAPVVPGLGGLDVDLGIDYVQLDGRQPRSILGLPPMWSFRLSHIVGGRIVIQGSQSHTVDAHWPSGMKYHALQDMKLESFNSQPALPFDEAKSRKYLSVLTLLDGRKQYFDLWGRLIALADVHGNHILYEYQAPDDASVLGTKLLRIVDTHGQVFAFTYPDDAIEISLPSASGPSRGIRYEFDAARRLKAYQDPAGRKTSFTYAGGQILKNLLSRIDSPEQLATTFSYGLLQAKADATERRLDVVTAVTRTFQGGSHTTRYQYDPDGDHHNYTGHPTYSLSSGDALLESTDHRYRYSATVDDGVTLTRHTYNRLHLETRTDVRSSATSTDLIATTLFTYPDQGADGSFPAIKKLSANYQIPSQVETRTYNPGDDKHFRARKVTQTFNEAGQLTRREEAVAADGVTFQQERVETFRYDSRFGLELEKDVHDSHAGGEFSAAPVITRVAQELNATGSLVASSEVGLVESNVFKPSRRLVYTHDARGRLIREELSPPGAKAATAVLENTYSHDAKSYRLTVVSKDPTGASRTRRIDTATGQVVSETDGRGNTLTYAYDALGRKTSVVDALNITTRWTYDDAQRTLTVHNANGYETRVQYNGLGQVVRQADNAGSKGAERTLYSREYDGHGRLVGETGILGEASRLTHAYDDRGRLLQVTDAEGNVRAYEYDEVAGTQTESFNGLKTHLRHINARQQITREEAFSTASGTSRVTSTGHDASGHVVSQRQGEPTSASRIERHITRDLLGNALRTETQTGDGTTLIHLEDRDLFGNLTLTTRTLQVGKQSASARGERFQSDAAGRITQLTTPLGKKETFTYDANGNQTSRTDLAGTAFTQTYDAVNALSQTEFLDGKVKHRLVRTHEATTRRLLTLEHFEDDTSRGSITYTYTPDGRLTSAHHLPEDKRQSWEYSSLSNQLTRFTDAAGVSTLFTYTPQGRLQSLKTEGQPTQSLSFSYYGKAEDAAHSGKVKTLTLGSGLSLAYTYDGFGRILTTTARASAVAGTKTLVEISHGYDDSTGNLTRRVYSSGYAPRDAALNRQVDYQYNGLGQLTQEQEQDASGTLRSRRTYAYDAAGNVVKQTLTRAGVKDEVSQYEYDADNKLTSIQVTGGSTRNLVYDALGNLTQDGAGRSFTYNALGQLTGFVDAASQRFAYSYQPDGLRRSKRRANEAPVRFYYDAAAAPNITTEIQGEASVSHQMTGSLRASRQVQGSDALALLHDQSHVVATLAGKTLAGDRFSAYGETDGGPGDFTLQDNPFGFKGEYRDAESGLVYMRARYYDPGLKRFISRDSVPLFNRYDYADGNPVMMSDPTGNMAWWEWLTLGGALVVGATVTIVTAGVASGVFAAALASTSTLVATGTEVAIAIASGIAGAIVGSAITAIGTSAAENRWGADQFFNKDLGISLGVGVLGSGIGTALTKGGLKVASKLVGEVGRRSAVGKALAGFVGGGSESSFNWTVSQAISKGRVEWDPSLLPVVGAGGISGATSQFWAALRSAAWKRMHRARVREFDAIAAVESYDPTHFTQINPELDVPVSGEAWSSPPSSPTPSLWDGYSEPGAFRFFG from the coding sequence ATGGGACAGATTGACAAGGACGAGGGGGGCGACCCCTCCAACGCCAACAACTTCCGCGACCCCTTCTCCAGCGAGGTCAACCCCCGGACGGGCAAGCTGCGCATCTCCATCGCGGCCCCCGTCGTCCCGGGGCTCGGGGGGCTCGACGTGGACCTGGGCATCGACTACGTGCAGCTCGATGGCAGACAACCCCGGAGCATCCTGGGCCTGCCCCCGATGTGGAGCTTTCGCCTGAGCCACATCGTGGGCGGGCGGATCGTCATCCAGGGCTCGCAATCCCATACAGTGGACGCCCACTGGCCCAGCGGCATGAAGTACCACGCCCTCCAGGACATGAAGCTGGAGTCCTTCAACAGCCAGCCGGCGCTGCCCTTCGACGAGGCGAAGAGCCGCAAGTACCTGAGCGTCCTCACCCTGCTCGACGGCCGGAAGCAATACTTCGACCTCTGGGGCCGGTTGATTGCCCTTGCCGACGTCCACGGCAATCACATCCTCTACGAGTACCAGGCGCCTGACGACGCCTCCGTCCTCGGGACGAAGCTGCTGCGCATCGTCGATACGCATGGCCAGGTCTTCGCCTTCACCTATCCGGACGACGCCATCGAGATCTCCCTCCCCTCGGCTTCCGGACCGTCGCGCGGCATCCGCTACGAGTTCGACGCGGCCCGCCGCCTCAAGGCCTATCAAGATCCCGCCGGGCGGAAGACCTCCTTCACATACGCGGGAGGGCAGATCCTCAAGAACCTGCTCTCCCGGATCGACTCGCCCGAACAGCTCGCCACCACCTTCAGCTATGGCCTGCTCCAGGCGAAGGCGGACGCCACGGAGCGAAGGCTCGACGTCGTCACCGCGGTGACCCGCACGTTCCAGGGCGGCTCACACACCACGCGCTACCAGTACGACCCCGACGGAGACCACCACAACTACACCGGCCACCCGACCTACTCGCTCTCCTCCGGCGACGCGTTGCTGGAGAGCACGGACCACCGCTACCGGTACAGCGCCACCGTGGACGATGGCGTCACCCTCACCCGTCATACCTACAACCGGCTCCACCTGGAGACGCGGACCGACGTGCGTTCGAGCGCCACCTCCACGGACCTCATCGCCACCACCCTCTTCACCTATCCGGATCAAGGCGCCGACGGCAGCTTCCCCGCGATCAAGAAGCTCTCCGCGAACTACCAGATCCCCAGCCAGGTGGAGACCCGGACCTACAATCCCGGGGATGACAAGCACTTCCGCGCGCGCAAGGTGACCCAGACGTTCAACGAGGCGGGGCAGCTCACCCGCAGGGAGGAGGCCGTCGCGGCGGATGGCGTCACCTTCCAACAGGAGCGGGTGGAGACCTTCCGCTACGATTCTCGCTTCGGACTGGAGCTGGAGAAGGACGTCCACGACTCCCACGCCGGGGGCGAGTTCAGCGCGGCCCCCGTCATCACCCGCGTCGCCCAGGAGCTGAACGCCACGGGGAGCCTCGTCGCGAGCAGCGAGGTGGGCCTCGTCGAGTCGAACGTCTTCAAGCCCTCGCGGCGCCTGGTCTACACCCACGATGCCCGGGGGCGGCTCATCCGGGAGGAGCTCAGCCCCCCCGGCGCCAAGGCCGCCACCGCCGTCCTGGAGAACACCTACAGCCACGACGCGAAGTCATACCGCCTCACCGTCGTGTCGAAGGATCCCACGGGCGCGAGCAGGACCCGCCGCATCGACACGGCCACCGGCCAGGTCGTCTCCGAAACCGATGGACGCGGCAACACCCTGACCTACGCCTACGACGCGCTCGGCCGGAAGACGTCCGTGGTGGATGCGCTGAACATCACGACCCGCTGGACCTACGACGACGCCCAACGGACCCTCACCGTCCACAACGCCAACGGGTACGAGACCCGCGTCCAGTACAACGGTCTGGGGCAGGTGGTCCGCCAGGCCGACAATGCCGGCTCCAAGGGAGCGGAGCGCACGCTCTACAGCCGGGAATACGACGGACACGGCCGGCTCGTCGGCGAAACCGGCATCCTGGGTGAAGCCTCCCGGCTGACCCATGCCTATGACGACCGGGGACGGCTCCTCCAGGTCACGGACGCGGAAGGCAACGTCCGCGCGTATGAATACGACGAAGTCGCCGGCACCCAGACCGAGTCCTTCAACGGCCTGAAGACCCACCTGCGCCACATCAACGCCAGGCAGCAGATCACCCGGGAGGAGGCCTTCTCCACCGCCTCGGGCACCTCCCGCGTCACGTCCACCGGCCATGACGCCAGCGGACACGTGGTCTCCCAGCGGCAGGGGGAGCCGACCAGCGCCTCCCGCATCGAGCGACACATCACCCGGGACCTCCTGGGCAACGCGCTGCGGACCGAAACCCAGACAGGCGACGGCACCACGCTCATCCACCTGGAGGACCGCGATCTCTTCGGCAACCTCACCCTCACCACCCGGACGCTCCAGGTGGGCAAGCAGTCCGCCTCCGCCAGGGGCGAGCGCTTCCAGTCGGACGCGGCCGGCCGCATCACCCAGCTCACCACGCCCCTGGGCAAGAAGGAGACCTTCACCTACGACGCCAACGGCAACCAGACGTCGCGGACGGACCTCGCGGGCACCGCCTTCACCCAGACCTACGACGCCGTGAACGCGCTCTCCCAGACGGAGTTCCTGGATGGGAAGGTGAAACACAGGCTCGTGCGCACCCATGAAGCCACCACCCGCCGCCTGCTCACCCTGGAGCACTTCGAGGACGACACGTCCCGCGGCAGCATCACGTACACCTATACGCCCGATGGCCGGCTCACCTCCGCCCACCATCTCCCCGAAGACAAGCGCCAGAGCTGGGAATACTCCTCGCTGAGCAATCAGCTCACCCGCTTCACGGATGCCGCGGGCGTCTCCACCCTGTTCACCTACACCCCACAGGGGCGGCTCCAATCCCTGAAGACCGAAGGACAGCCGACTCAATCCCTCTCATTCTCGTACTACGGCAAGGCGGAGGACGCGGCCCACAGCGGCAAGGTGAAGACCCTCACGCTGGGCTCCGGCCTGTCCCTCGCCTATACCTATGACGGCTTTGGCCGCATCCTGACGACCACCGCGCGCGCAAGCGCCGTCGCCGGCACCAAGACCCTGGTCGAGATCAGCCACGGCTATGACGACAGCACCGGCAACCTCACCCGCCGGGTCTACTCCTCCGGGTACGCACCGCGGGACGCCGCGCTCAACCGGCAGGTGGACTATCAATACAACGGCCTGGGCCAGCTGACCCAGGAGCAGGAACAGGACGCCTCGGGCACGCTGCGCTCCCGCCGGACGTACGCCTACGACGCCGCGGGCAACGTGGTGAAACAGACCCTGACCCGCGCTGGCGTGAAGGACGAGGTCTCCCAGTACGAATATGACGCGGACAACAAGCTGACCTCCATCCAGGTGACAGGCGGCTCCACGCGGAATCTCGTCTACGACGCGCTGGGCAATCTCACCCAGGACGGTGCTGGCCGGAGCTTCACGTACAACGCCCTGGGCCAGCTCACGGGCTTCGTGGACGCCGCATCCCAGCGCTTCGCCTACAGCTACCAGCCGGATGGGTTGCGGCGGAGCAAGCGCCGCGCGAACGAAGCCCCCGTGCGCTTCTATTACGACGCCGCCGCGGCACCGAACATCACCACCGAGATCCAGGGGGAGGCGAGCGTCAGCCACCAGATGACGGGCTCCCTGCGCGCCTCGCGGCAGGTGCAGGGGAGCGACGCACTGGCGCTCCTCCATGATCAGAGCCACGTCGTGGCGACCCTCGCCGGGAAGACGCTCGCGGGCGACCGCTTCAGCGCGTATGGCGAAACGGACGGGGGCCCAGGCGATTTCACGCTCCAGGACAACCCATTCGGCTTCAAGGGCGAGTACCGGGACGCCGAGTCGGGCCTCGTCTACATGCGGGCGCGCTACTACGACCCGGGGCTCAAGCGGTTCATCTCCCGCGACAGCGTCCCCCTGTTCAACCGCTATGACTACGCCGATGGCAACCCGGTCATGATGAGCGATCCGACGGGGAACATGGCCTGGTGGGAATGGTTGACCCTGGGAGGCGCCCTGGTGGTGGGGGCCACGGTCACCATCGTCACCGCGGGGGTGGCGAGCGGGGTCTTCGCGGCGGCGCTCGCCAGCACCAGCACGCTGGTCGCCACAGGTACGGAGGTGGCCATCGCGATCGCCTCGGGAATCGCCGGAGCCATCGTGGGCAGCGCCATCACCGCCATTGGCACGTCCGCGGCGGAGAACCGGTGGGGCGCGGATCAGTTCTTCAACAAGGACCTGGGCATCAGTCTCGGCGTGGGCGTCCTGGGTTCGGGGATTGGCACCGCCTTGACCAAGGGAGGCCTGAAGGTCGCCTCAAAGCTCGTGGGAGAGGTCGGGCGGCGGTCGGCGGTCGGCAAGGCCCTCGCGGGGTTCGTGGGAGGCGGCTCCGAATCCTCGTTCAACTGGACGGTGTCCCAGGCGATCAGCAAGGGGCGCGTCGAGTGGGACCCGTCCCTGCTCCCCGTCGTCGGCGCGGGCGGCATCAGCGGTGCAACGAGCCAGTTCTGGGCAGCCCTCCGAAGCGCGGCATGGAAGCGCATGCACCGGGCGCGGGTGCGCGAGTTCGATGCGATCGCGGCCGTCGAATCCTACGACCCGACACACTTCACGCAGATCAATCCCGAACTCGATGTGCCCGTGTCGGGGGAAGCATGGTCCTCGCCTCCGAGCAGCCCTACCCCCAGCCTCTGGGACGGCTACTCGGAGCCCGGAGCCTTCCGCTTCTTCGGGTGA